Part of the Hippopotamus amphibius kiboko isolate mHipAmp2 chromosome 7, mHipAmp2.hap2, whole genome shotgun sequence genome, ACCAAAGCCAGGTGCCTGATGTCACCTGGCATTGACAAATGGAAGATGCTTCTGGAGGTTCTTAAGAGCAACCCCCAAATTGTTGACACAACAAACAAATTCACAGAAGCCATGGATCGTGTTAAAATGAACATCCAGGCCATGGAGATGGTCACAGACAGCTCTGGCTTACCAGCCAATATGAACATCAGCAGCAGTGAGACAATTGCAAtgccaggtacccagcaggcacAAGGAGCTTTAAAAGGCCCGGCTCTGACATTGACCAAAGTCCCGATCATGTTTATAGCCAGTTTAGTTTTTGCCATTCTGGTGGATGTGGGCTCCCTGGTGAAAGAGGCAATGCACTTGCATGAAGGGGCAAAAGCAGAGTTGGCGGATAGGCTGAGGCAGCAGGCCCAGAAGCTGGAGAGGAAGCTGGTGGAGCTCACCCAGGTTGATGAGAGTCTGCAGTACAACCTGACTCGGCCACCCCCAGAGCAGTGCAGGGACCAGGGACATGAGTGGGGCCAAAGAGCAGAGGCACCTTGTGAGAGGGAAAATGAGGGTGAGATGAAACTGATGGAGCTGGGTGTTAGGAATTTGGTATTTCTGTAGCTGAGcacagcagggg contains:
- the LOC130857146 gene encoding apolipoprotein L2-like translates to MSSGNLGDRSDIEEFFEDVIECLWNIMSREELLHLLTKVLRRIEAEGSLCRENVDAGHEYLRKLKTDLNMKDQEMLPKDQLDRKRFLNKCPQVKQELEEQIGKLQAFADKVDKVHKDCTICNMAAASIGAVSGILTILGLVLAPVKAGVSLPLLATALGLRIASAVIRVSTSIVELFSTSRAETKARCLMSPGIDKWKMLLEVLKSNPQIVDTTNKFTEAMDRVKMNIQAMEMVTDSSGLPANMNISSSETIAMPGTQQAQGALKGPALTLTKVPIMFIASLVFAILVDVGSLVKEAMHLHEGAKAELADRLRQQAQKLERKLVELTQVDESLQYNLTRPPPEQCRDQGHEWGQRAEAPCERENEGEMKLMELGVRNLVFL